The Amycolatopsis sp. 195334CR genome window below encodes:
- a CDS encoding ABC transporter ATP-binding protein encodes MSAKPYPAPDVRLPERLTPLGYLLAVLRSRPWLAGGTAVLGALWLVPGALLPLVVGRAIDAGIAGDDTASLVWNVVLVAGLGVLQTVFGAGLLFNAHGMWLHAASTTQRLVSHHTLRLGAGLRGQADTGDMMAIASSDENRVGAVFEVFGRVLGAVVAFLTVGIVLLGTSPLLAAVALVGVPLAVAGIGPLIAPLQRRQEAQREDLSTVNALAADIVSGLRVLRGVGGERQFANRFTTASQRVREQGNAVASSTSWLVGAEVLLPGLVTVAITWLGAKLAVAGTITVGELVAFYGASAFLIIPVSTTTEAAGSFSGAMVAARKVSKMLSLRPVLTDPAEPIALPDGPLELHDTASGFTAVAGKLTVVESPDAEELAARLARFTDPAEPVLVSGVDVRRAALAELRSRVVYAHNQDVWFSGVLREQIVTPGSVTVEAALTAADADDIVDALPLGLDELIGERGREVSGGQRQRLNLARALALDADVLLLDEPTSAVDAHTEARITERVAELRRGRTTVVFSQSPLWRAVADEYVVEERQPCS; translated from the coding sequence GTGTCCGCGAAACCGTATCCCGCGCCCGACGTGCGCCTGCCCGAGCGGCTGACCCCGCTCGGTTACCTGTTGGCGGTGCTGCGGTCGCGGCCGTGGCTGGCCGGGGGCACGGCCGTGCTGGGCGCGCTCTGGCTGGTGCCGGGCGCCCTGCTGCCGCTGGTGGTCGGCCGGGCGATCGACGCGGGCATCGCCGGCGACGACACCGCCTCGCTGGTCTGGAACGTGGTGCTGGTCGCCGGGCTGGGCGTGCTGCAGACGGTGTTCGGCGCGGGACTGCTGTTCAACGCGCACGGCATGTGGCTGCACGCCGCCTCCACCACCCAGCGCCTGGTCTCGCACCACACGCTGCGGCTCGGCGCCGGGCTGCGCGGGCAGGCGGACACCGGCGACATGATGGCGATCGCGTCCTCGGACGAGAACCGGGTCGGCGCGGTCTTCGAGGTGTTCGGCCGGGTGCTGGGCGCGGTGGTCGCCTTCCTGACCGTGGGCATCGTGCTGCTGGGCACGTCCCCGCTGCTGGCCGCGGTCGCGCTGGTCGGCGTGCCGCTGGCGGTGGCCGGGATCGGCCCGCTGATCGCGCCGCTGCAACGCCGCCAGGAGGCCCAGCGCGAGGACCTGTCCACGGTGAACGCGCTGGCCGCGGACATCGTGTCGGGCCTGCGGGTGCTGCGCGGCGTCGGTGGGGAACGGCAGTTCGCGAACCGGTTCACCACGGCCAGCCAGCGCGTCCGCGAGCAGGGCAACGCGGTGGCGAGCAGCACGTCGTGGCTGGTCGGCGCCGAGGTGCTGCTGCCGGGGCTGGTCACCGTGGCGATCACCTGGCTGGGCGCGAAGCTGGCGGTCGCGGGCACGATCACGGTCGGCGAGCTGGTCGCCTTCTACGGCGCCTCGGCGTTCCTGATCATCCCGGTGAGCACCACCACCGAGGCGGCGGGCTCGTTCTCCGGCGCGATGGTGGCGGCGCGGAAGGTCAGCAAGATGCTGAGCCTGCGGCCGGTGCTGACCGACCCGGCGGAGCCGATCGCGCTGCCCGACGGGCCGCTCGAACTGCACGACACCGCGTCCGGCTTCACCGCGGTCGCCGGGAAGCTGACCGTGGTCGAGTCGCCGGACGCCGAGGAGCTGGCCGCCCGGCTGGCGCGGTTCACCGATCCGGCCGAGCCGGTGCTGGTGTCCGGAGTGGACGTCCGGCGCGCGGCACTGGCCGAACTGCGGTCGCGGGTGGTCTACGCGCACAACCAGGACGTCTGGTTCTCGGGGGTGCTGCGGGAGCAGATCGTCACGCCGGGATCGGTCACCGTCGAAGCCGCGCTCACCGCGGCGGACGCGGACGACATCGTGGACGCGCTCCCGCTCGGGCTCGACGAGCTGATCGGCGAACGCGGCCGCGAGGTCTCCGGCGGGCAGCGGCAGCGGCTGAACCTGGCCAGGGCGCTCGCGCTGGACGCGGACGTGCTGCTGCTGGACGAGCCGACGTCGGCCGTGGACGCGCACACCGAGGCACGCATCACCGAACGGGTCGCCGAGCTCCGGCGGGGCCGGACCACGGTGGTGTTCAGCCAGAGCCCGCTGTGGCGGGCGGTCGCTGACGAGTACGTAGTCGAGGAGAGGCAACCGTGCAGCTGA
- a CDS encoding Twin-arginine translocation protein TatA: MTYPPQPGQPYGEQPDPYGQGGYGQQGQPQSGGFPQQGQPYGQQPGYDPYGQQQQQPYGQQPYGQPGYDQYGQPTQQYQGYPGGGDGFGGPPPKKSKTGLWAGIGVGVVVLVALGITGFVAPGFFLSKDEPTNTAGGQTTSQAPPAEESSKAPSSKKAPSSAPSKAPSSKSETGSGDAAVEKVIRDMVDKINAADASGAMSFVCDGSEGSTQSTVDELVAKKPNLQIDEVTSDTPGTVVATATGSAGGQQVHATFGAGDLSTGPCVAAVFAF, translated from the coding sequence ATGACCTACCCACCGCAGCCGGGGCAGCCCTACGGGGAACAGCCCGATCCGTACGGCCAGGGCGGCTATGGCCAGCAGGGTCAGCCGCAGTCGGGCGGTTTCCCGCAGCAGGGCCAGCCCTACGGCCAGCAGCCCGGCTACGACCCCTACGGCCAGCAGCAACAGCAGCCGTACGGGCAGCAGCCCTACGGCCAGCCCGGGTACGACCAGTACGGGCAGCCGACCCAGCAGTACCAGGGCTACCCGGGTGGTGGTGACGGCTTCGGCGGCCCGCCCCCGAAGAAGAGCAAGACCGGGCTGTGGGCGGGCATCGGCGTCGGCGTGGTGGTGCTGGTGGCGCTCGGCATCACCGGCTTCGTCGCCCCGGGCTTCTTCCTGAGCAAGGACGAGCCGACGAACACCGCGGGCGGCCAGACCACCAGCCAGGCCCCGCCCGCCGAGGAGTCGAGCAAGGCGCCGTCCTCGAAGAAGGCGCCGTCGAGCGCGCCGAGCAAGGCGCCGAGCAGCAAGTCGGAAACCGGCAGCGGGGACGCGGCGGTGGAGAAGGTCATCCGCGACATGGTCGACAAGATCAACGCCGCGGACGCCAGCGGCGCGATGAGCTTCGTCTGCGACGGTTCGGAGGGCTCGACCCAGTCGACCGTGGACGAGCTGGTGGCCAAGAAGCCGAACCTGCAGATCGACGAGGTCACCTCGGACACCCCGGGCACCGTGGTCGCCACCGCGACCGGGTCGGCGGGCGGCCAGCAGGTGCACGCCACCTTCGGCGCCGGCGACCTGAGCACCGGCCCGTGCGTGGCCGCGGTGTTCGCTTTCTGA
- a CDS encoding pentapeptide repeat-containing protein, whose protein sequence is MRRALKSPLALTIALAVVLLVGISVWLLTDPKTTRADALRTGGLAGASIVALYALWLNDRRRKVEEGRQEIERQRHVLESHRAERDLERVSDERFAKAVELLGNDADQVRVGALHALAGLARTREAYRQTVLDVLCSYLRRPFKHDDKAPEAERERVVRQTAQRLIADLLPSRDDTEAEAYNLDLTTATLDHFDLSGRRVGELTLRHAEMHSTTRFHEMAIEGPLWMTAAQLHGKLRLHDSKLKRGWFSGTKFAAKAVFVRSEFGAEVSFEGAVFSGEALFEGTTFTESLDLQRTKFDDHVDLRLSAKPPKLDLKLTLVRPDRVPELPDWLTTQRQPNGDVRIAAVRG, encoded by the coding sequence GTGCGGCGGGCGTTGAAGTCGCCGCTGGCACTGACGATCGCGCTCGCGGTCGTGCTGCTGGTGGGGATCAGTGTCTGGCTGCTCACCGACCCGAAGACCACCCGTGCCGACGCACTGCGCACGGGTGGTCTCGCCGGTGCGTCGATCGTCGCGTTGTACGCGCTCTGGCTCAACGACCGGCGGCGCAAGGTCGAAGAGGGCAGGCAGGAGATCGAGCGGCAGCGGCACGTGCTGGAAAGCCACCGGGCCGAGCGGGACCTGGAGCGCGTCTCGGACGAACGCTTCGCGAAAGCCGTCGAACTGCTCGGGAACGACGCGGACCAGGTGCGGGTGGGCGCGCTGCACGCGCTGGCGGGCTTGGCGCGGACGCGGGAGGCCTACCGCCAGACCGTGCTCGACGTGCTCTGTTCCTATCTGCGGCGACCGTTCAAACACGACGACAAGGCTCCCGAAGCCGAGCGCGAGCGCGTGGTCCGGCAGACCGCGCAACGCCTCATCGCCGACCTGCTCCCGTCCCGCGACGACACCGAGGCCGAGGCGTACAACCTCGACCTGACCACCGCCACGCTGGACCACTTCGACCTTTCGGGCCGCCGGGTCGGTGAGCTGACCCTGCGCCACGCCGAAATGCACTCCACCACCCGCTTCCACGAGATGGCCATCGAAGGTCCACTGTGGATGACCGCGGCGCAACTGCACGGAAAGCTGCGACTGCACGATTCGAAGCTGAAGCGGGGTTGGTTCAGCGGCACCAAGTTCGCCGCGAAAGCCGTTTTCGTGCGCAGTGAGTTCGGCGCCGAAGTGAGCTTCGAGGGCGCGGTGTTCAGCGGTGAGGCCCTGTTCGAGGGCACCACCTTCACCGAATCGCTGGACCTCCAGCGCACGAAGTTCGACGACCACGTGGACCTGCGCCTGTCCGCGAAGCCGCCAAAGCTGGACCTGAAGCTCACCCTGGTCCGCCCGGACCGGGTGCCCGAGCTGCCCGACTGGCTGACCACCCAGCGCCAGCCGAACGGCGACGTGCGGATCGCCGCCGTCCGGGGCTGA
- a CDS encoding ABC transporter ATP-binding protein translates to MKAFRREFVLVILFFCLAGAAGLVGPQLLGLLVDSVVEGGGLSLDLLALVFVVVLLVQAVLKKAANRRAGLLGERVLAKTREEFVGDALKLPLGTVEAAGTGDLLSRATSDVDKVDYAMRYAVPEITVALITVALTVVAMVVTSPLLALGLLVAVPVLYFPTRWYWRRVPSVIERMLDAWGDVQSGLHESTEGARTADALGMIERRLAEGDRRLARAVQGERDLRKLQVRWAPWLELSHALPVAAMLLIGAWAYTQGWAGLGTITTMVLYMQIMAGPLDELLWWIEDLQVSGTALRRVIGVRDAATAPPSGAGTPSGTEIEVRDVRFGYSADREVLHGISLSIPRGQRLAIVGPSGAGKSTLGRLLAGIAAPDSGSVTIGGVEVSRLPEDVLRGEVLLLTQEHHVFAGTLRENLTLPAGEWSDAELLGALDSVGAGSWARSLPDGLDSKLTTASVPAAMAQQLALARVVLADPHTLVLDEATSLLDTGSARELERSLSQVLAGRTVIAIAHRLHTAAAADRVAVIDGGTITELGTHEALLAADGPYARLVHAATA, encoded by the coding sequence ATGAAGGCGTTCCGCCGGGAGTTCGTGCTGGTGATCCTGTTCTTCTGCCTGGCGGGTGCCGCCGGGCTGGTCGGTCCGCAGCTGCTGGGCTTGCTGGTCGACTCGGTGGTCGAGGGCGGCGGCTTGTCGCTGGACCTGCTGGCGCTGGTTTTTGTGGTGGTGCTGCTGGTGCAGGCCGTGCTGAAGAAGGCGGCCAACCGGCGGGCCGGGTTGTTGGGCGAGCGGGTGCTGGCGAAGACCCGCGAGGAGTTCGTCGGCGACGCGCTGAAACTGCCACTGGGCACCGTGGAAGCGGCGGGCACCGGTGACCTGCTCAGCCGCGCGACGTCCGATGTGGACAAAGTCGACTACGCGATGCGTTACGCGGTACCGGAAATCACCGTCGCGCTGATCACCGTGGCGCTGACCGTGGTGGCCATGGTGGTCACCTCGCCATTGCTGGCGCTGGGCCTGCTGGTGGCCGTGCCGGTGCTGTACTTCCCGACCCGGTGGTACTGGCGGCGGGTGCCGTCGGTGATCGAGCGCATGCTGGACGCCTGGGGCGACGTGCAGTCGGGACTGCACGAGTCGACCGAAGGCGCCCGGACCGCGGACGCGCTGGGCATGATCGAACGCCGTCTCGCCGAGGGCGACCGACGCCTGGCGCGGGCCGTCCAGGGCGAACGCGACCTGCGGAAGCTGCAGGTGCGGTGGGCGCCGTGGCTGGAGCTCTCGCACGCGCTGCCGGTGGCCGCGATGCTGCTGATCGGGGCGTGGGCGTACACGCAGGGCTGGGCCGGACTGGGCACGATCACCACGATGGTGCTGTACATGCAGATCATGGCCGGGCCGCTGGACGAGCTGCTGTGGTGGATCGAGGACCTGCAGGTGTCGGGGACCGCGCTGCGCCGGGTGATCGGCGTGCGGGACGCGGCCACCGCCCCGCCTTCGGGGGCGGGGACACCGTCCGGCACCGAGATCGAAGTGCGTGACGTCCGCTTCGGCTACTCGGCGGACCGCGAGGTGCTGCACGGGATTTCGCTGTCGATCCCACGCGGTCAGCGGCTGGCGATCGTCGGGCCGTCGGGGGCTGGGAAGTCCACGCTGGGGCGCCTGCTGGCCGGCATCGCCGCCCCCGATTCGGGTTCGGTGACGATCGGTGGCGTCGAGGTCTCGCGCCTGCCGGAGGACGTGCTGCGGGGTGAGGTGTTGTTGCTGACGCAGGAACACCATGTGTTCGCGGGCACCCTGCGGGAGAACCTGACGCTCCCGGCCGGTGAGTGGTCGGACGCGGAGTTGCTCGGCGCACTGGACTCGGTGGGCGCGGGCTCGTGGGCGCGTTCGCTGCCGGACGGCCTGGACAGCAAGCTCACCACGGCGTCGGTGCCCGCGGCGATGGCGCAGCAGCTGGCGCTGGCGCGCGTGGTGCTGGCGGACCCGCACACCCTGGTCCTGGACGAAGCGACCTCGCTACTGGACACGGGCTCGGCGCGGGAGCTGGAACGCTCCCTGTCGCAGGTCCTGGCCGGTAGGACGGTGATCGCCATCGCCCACCGACTGCACACCGCGGCCGCCGCGGACCGGGTGGCCGTAATCGACGGCGGCACCATCACCGAACTCGGCACGCACGAGGCCCTACTGGCCGCTGACGGCCCCTACGCCCGCCTAGTCCACGCGGCCACCGCCTGA
- a CDS encoding lysozyme yields the protein MRPFPCLAMCAGLALIAPAISAVPATADYSLAEDNRAGAQIAAVEGVHGVPDHGRYAAEGQTLGHDVSGHQGAVDWPAAAGAGAKFVYVKATEGTGFTNPQFGQQYNGAHGAGLVRGAYHFARPDVSGGAEQAHYFVDNGGGWSGDGKTLPGALDVEYNPYSDDKCYGRDAAGMTAWIKDFSDAYAQRTGRAPAIYTSTSWWKKCTGDSPAFGGTNPLWLARYAPEIGPLPAGWAHQTIWQWADAGSLPGDQNYFNGTEDRVTAMAGG from the coding sequence ATGCGCCCGTTTCCGTGTCTCGCGATGTGCGCCGGGCTGGCCCTGATCGCACCGGCGATCAGCGCCGTCCCCGCCACCGCCGACTATTCGCTCGCCGAGGACAACCGAGCCGGCGCCCAGATCGCGGCGGTCGAAGGTGTGCACGGGGTCCCAGACCACGGCCGGTACGCGGCGGAAGGCCAGACGCTGGGCCACGACGTCAGCGGGCACCAGGGCGCGGTCGACTGGCCCGCCGCCGCCGGGGCCGGCGCGAAGTTCGTCTACGTCAAGGCCACCGAAGGCACCGGCTTCACCAATCCGCAGTTCGGCCAGCAGTACAACGGCGCACACGGCGCCGGCCTGGTCCGCGGCGCCTACCACTTCGCGCGCCCCGACGTCTCCGGCGGCGCCGAGCAGGCGCACTACTTCGTGGACAACGGCGGCGGCTGGTCCGGCGACGGCAAAACGCTGCCCGGCGCGCTCGACGTGGAGTACAACCCCTACAGCGACGACAAGTGCTACGGCCGTGACGCGGCCGGCATGACCGCGTGGATCAAGGACTTCTCCGACGCCTACGCGCAGCGCACCGGCCGGGCCCCCGCCATCTACACCTCGACGAGCTGGTGGAAGAAGTGCACCGGCGACAGCCCGGCCTTCGGCGGTACGAACCCGCTGTGGCTGGCCAGGTACGCGCCCGAGATCGGGCCGCTGCCGGCCGGCTGGGCGCACCAGACCATCTGGCAGTGGGCCGACGCCGGTTCCCTGCCCGGCGACCAGAACTACTTCAACGGCACCGAGGACCGCGTCACCGCCATGGCCGGCGGCTGA
- a CDS encoding type VII secretion system-associated protein has protein sequence MAQRDDSDRATADGRPVAVPKITDEMRANARANPDSWLYVIDEAFDPNGPVPSWAVVGAYPVNTAGNVVEDFHPNDRYRPSPKALGFPEPGNELERLLQLVRTKHRPAGDLPRVILDSTLFVYAMSPVQRTVIGFHNTDGRVMVPAYTAKSLVPKDWPHARAVLGRDMVELLAGHPVAINPHDVVTAVVPAEHLLKALAEEAADQG, from the coding sequence ATGGCGCAGCGCGATGACTCGGACCGGGCCACGGCCGACGGCCGCCCGGTGGCGGTCCCGAAGATCACCGACGAGATGCGCGCGAACGCCAGGGCGAACCCGGACAGCTGGCTGTACGTGATCGACGAGGCCTTCGACCCGAACGGCCCGGTGCCCTCGTGGGCGGTGGTCGGCGCGTACCCGGTGAACACCGCGGGGAACGTGGTCGAGGACTTCCACCCCAACGACCGGTACCGCCCGTCGCCCAAGGCGCTCGGTTTCCCCGAGCCGGGCAACGAGCTGGAGCGCCTGCTGCAACTGGTCCGGACCAAGCACCGCCCGGCGGGCGACCTGCCGAGGGTCATCCTCGACTCGACGCTCTTCGTCTACGCCATGTCGCCGGTCCAGCGCACGGTGATCGGCTTCCACAACACCGACGGCCGGGTCATGGTGCCCGCCTACACGGCGAAGAGCCTGGTGCCGAAGGACTGGCCGCACGCGCGCGCGGTGCTCGGCCGGGACATGGTCGAACTGCTCGCCGGGCACCCGGTGGCGATCAACCCGCACGACGTGGTGACCGCCGTCGTGCCCGCCGAGCACCTGCTCAAGGCGCTCGCCGAGGAAGCCGCTGACCAGGGCTGA
- the purL gene encoding phosphoribosylformylglycinamidine synthase subunit PurL → MTSTDTTEHAAATPDVPQPYLELGLAEDEYARIREILGRRPTDAELAMYSVMWSEHCSYKSSKVHLGYFGETTTEEMRSKMLAGIGENAGVVDIGDGWAVTFKVESHNHPSYVEPYQGAATGVGGIVRDILAMGARPLAVADPLRFGPADAPDTRRVLPGVVAGVAGYGNCLGLPNIGGEVVFDESYAGNPLVNALCVGAMRVEDLHLAHASGTGNKIILFGARTGLDGIGGVSVLASDSFSENTGRKKLPSVQVGDPFTEKVLIECCLELFAQKLVVGIQDLGGAGLSCATSELAAAGDGGMHIVLDRVPLRAEGMTPAEILSSESQERMCAVVAPSDVDAFMAVCAKWDVTATEIGEVTDGEHLVITWHDEVVVDVPPRTVAHQGPVYHRPFARPSTQDALQADTTASLARPSTGDEIRETVLKVISSPNQASKEWVTSQYDRYVRGNTVLAQPSNSGVVRIDESTGRGVAVSTDCNSKFVYLDPYLGTQLALAESYRNVATSGATPVAVTNCLNFGAPTDPGVMWQFERAVHGLADGCAELGVPVTGGNVSFFNQTGDTAILPTPVVGVLGVIDDVRRRIPTGIGAEAGESLLLLGDTHDELDGSAWAHIVHGHLGGLPPKVDLAREKLLAEILVAGSRDGLISAAHDLSDGGLAQTLVETVLIGQCGARVVLDDEQDPFVQLFSESAGRVLVAVPRTEELRFTEMCTARGLPWRKTGVVDPDSGALEIQGVTTFGLDELRETWERTLPALFD, encoded by the coding sequence GTGACCAGCACCGATACCACCGAGCACGCTGCGGCGACGCCCGACGTGCCGCAGCCCTACCTCGAACTCGGCCTGGCCGAGGACGAGTACGCCCGGATCCGGGAAATCCTCGGCCGCCGGCCCACCGACGCCGAACTGGCGATGTACTCGGTGATGTGGAGCGAGCACTGCTCGTACAAGTCGTCGAAGGTGCACCTGGGTTACTTCGGGGAGACCACCACCGAGGAGATGCGGTCGAAGATGCTGGCCGGCATCGGCGAGAACGCCGGGGTGGTCGACATCGGCGACGGCTGGGCGGTCACCTTCAAGGTGGAGAGCCACAACCACCCGTCCTACGTGGAGCCCTACCAGGGCGCGGCCACCGGCGTCGGCGGCATCGTGCGCGACATCCTGGCGATGGGCGCGCGCCCGCTCGCGGTGGCCGACCCGCTGCGCTTCGGCCCGGCCGACGCGCCGGACACCCGCCGCGTGCTGCCCGGCGTGGTCGCCGGGGTGGCCGGGTACGGCAACTGCCTCGGCCTGCCGAACATCGGCGGCGAGGTGGTCTTCGACGAAAGCTACGCGGGCAACCCGCTGGTGAACGCGCTGTGCGTGGGCGCGATGCGGGTCGAGGACCTGCACCTCGCGCACGCTTCGGGCACCGGCAACAAGATCATCCTGTTCGGCGCGCGCACCGGCCTCGACGGCATCGGCGGCGTTTCGGTGCTGGCCAGCGACAGCTTCTCCGAGAACACCGGCCGCAAGAAGCTGCCCAGCGTGCAGGTCGGCGACCCGTTCACCGAGAAGGTGCTCATCGAGTGCTGCCTCGAACTGTTCGCGCAGAAGCTGGTGGTCGGCATCCAGGACCTCGGCGGGGCCGGGCTCTCCTGCGCCACCTCGGAACTGGCCGCCGCCGGGGACGGCGGCATGCACATCGTGCTGGACCGGGTGCCGCTGCGCGCCGAGGGCATGACCCCGGCGGAGATCCTCTCCAGCGAGTCGCAGGAACGCATGTGCGCCGTGGTCGCACCGTCCGATGTGGACGCTTTCATGGCGGTCTGCGCCAAGTGGGACGTCACCGCCACCGAGATCGGCGAGGTGACCGACGGCGAGCACCTGGTGATCACCTGGCACGACGAGGTCGTGGTGGACGTGCCGCCGCGCACCGTGGCGCACCAGGGCCCGGTCTACCACCGCCCGTTCGCCCGTCCGTCCACCCAGGACGCCCTGCAGGCGGACACCACGGCGTCGCTGGCACGCCCGTCGACCGGGGACGAGATCCGCGAGACGGTGCTGAAGGTGATCTCCTCGCCGAACCAGGCGTCGAAGGAATGGGTCACCAGCCAGTACGACCGCTACGTGCGCGGCAACACCGTGCTGGCGCAGCCGTCGAACTCCGGCGTGGTCCGGATCGACGAGTCGACCGGCCGCGGGGTCGCCGTGTCCACCGACTGCAACAGCAAGTTCGTCTACCTCGACCCGTACCTGGGCACCCAGCTGGCGCTCGCGGAGTCCTACCGCAACGTGGCCACCAGCGGCGCCACCCCGGTCGCGGTGACCAACTGCCTGAACTTCGGCGCGCCGACCGACCCCGGTGTGATGTGGCAGTTCGAGCGGGCCGTGCACGGCCTCGCCGACGGCTGCGCGGAACTCGGCGTGCCGGTGACCGGTGGCAACGTCAGCTTCTTCAACCAGACCGGCGACACCGCGATCCTGCCGACGCCGGTGGTCGGCGTGCTCGGCGTGATCGACGACGTCCGCCGCCGCATCCCGACCGGGATCGGCGCGGAGGCGGGCGAATCGCTGCTGCTGCTCGGGGACACGCACGACGAGCTGGACGGTTCGGCGTGGGCGCACATCGTGCACGGGCACCTCGGCGGCCTGCCGCCGAAGGTGGACCTGGCGCGCGAGAAGCTGCTCGCCGAGATCCTGGTCGCCGGTTCACGGGACGGGCTGATCTCCGCCGCGCACGACCTGTCCGACGGCGGGCTGGCGCAGACGCTGGTCGAGACCGTCCTCATCGGACAGTGCGGCGCCCGGGTGGTGCTGGACGACGAGCAGGACCCGTTCGTGCAGCTGTTCTCCGAGTCGGCGGGCCGGGTGCTGGTGGCCGTGCCGCGGACCGAGGAGCTGCGGTTCACCGAGATGTGCACCGCGCGCGGCCTGCCGTGGCGCAAGACCGGTGTGGTGGACCCGGATTCGGGCGCGCTGGAGATCCAGGGCGTGACCACCTTCGGCCTCGACGAACTGCGGGAGACCTGGGAGCGCACGCTCCCCGCGTTGTTCGACTGA
- a CDS encoding sterol carrier family protein: MPASRSVDPAELRTAVTAVAPWLTGDGPEPARPELAKAVRLSLRTLAADAPGRSVEVRVPPFAAVQCVDGPRHTRGTPPNVVETDPRTWLELATGRLDWAAAVDGGRVSASGSRADLAHWLPILKL; encoded by the coding sequence ATGCCCGCTTCGCGTTCGGTCGACCCCGCTGAGTTACGGACCGCGGTGACCGCGGTCGCACCTTGGCTGACCGGGGACGGCCCGGAGCCCGCGCGGCCCGAGCTGGCCAAGGCGGTCCGGCTGAGCCTGCGCACGCTGGCCGCCGACGCGCCGGGCCGGTCGGTGGAGGTGCGGGTGCCGCCGTTCGCGGCGGTGCAGTGCGTGGACGGGCCGCGGCACACCAGGGGCACGCCGCCGAACGTGGTGGAGACCGATCCGCGCACCTGGCTCGAACTGGCCACCGGGCGGCTGGACTGGGCGGCCGCGGTGGACGGCGGGCGGGTCAGCGCGTCGGGCAGCCGCGCCGACCTCGCCCACTGGTTGCCGATCCTGAAGCTGTGA
- a CDS encoding lysozyme, which produces MRRSRRLSGAVVSISAGLLLLGTLAPASASTYNDDTGTAPAEAVPAFVDGLPVDEYVQKYDHPIGSQIQRVEGDHSTEETKEAARREPAVGPDGKQVLASVEGIDVSGHQQNVNWQNWWNQGKRFAFVKATEGTGYKNPYFTQQYNGSYNIGMIRGSYHFALPDRSSGTAQADYFVNNGGGWSGDGKTLPGALDMEYNPYGATCYGKSQASMGAWIREFHDRYHARTGRWPVIYTSTSWWNQCVGTSQNFGSTVPLWVARYSSSVGTLPHGWGFYSFWQYTSTPIDFNRWNGDYAQLQKMATG; this is translated from the coding sequence ATGCGAAGAAGCCGTCGCCTGTCCGGCGCGGTCGTCTCCATCTCGGCAGGCCTGCTCCTGCTGGGCACGCTCGCTCCTGCATCGGCGAGCACCTACAACGACGACACCGGCACCGCCCCTGCTGAAGCGGTCCCGGCCTTCGTCGACGGGCTGCCCGTCGACGAGTACGTCCAGAAGTACGACCACCCGATCGGCTCGCAGATCCAGCGGGTGGAAGGCGACCACTCCACCGAGGAGACCAAGGAAGCCGCCCGGCGGGAACCGGCCGTCGGCCCGGACGGGAAGCAGGTGCTGGCCAGCGTCGAGGGCATCGACGTGAGCGGGCACCAGCAGAACGTCAACTGGCAGAACTGGTGGAACCAGGGCAAGCGGTTCGCCTTCGTCAAGGCGACCGAGGGAACGGGGTACAAGAACCCGTACTTCACCCAGCAGTACAACGGTTCCTACAACATCGGCATGATCCGCGGGTCGTACCACTTCGCGCTGCCGGACCGCTCGTCCGGCACCGCGCAGGCGGACTACTTCGTGAACAACGGCGGCGGCTGGTCCGGTGACGGCAAGACGCTGCCGGGTGCGCTCGACATGGAGTACAACCCCTACGGCGCGACCTGCTACGGCAAGTCGCAGGCGTCGATGGGGGCGTGGATCCGCGAGTTCCACGACCGGTACCACGCGCGGACCGGCCGCTGGCCGGTCATCTACACCTCCACCAGCTGGTGGAACCAGTGCGTGGGCACCAGCCAGAACTTCGGCAGCACGGTGCCGCTCTGGGTGGCGCGGTACAGCTCCTCGGTGGGGACCCTGCCGCACGGCTGGGGTTTCTACTCGTTCTGGCAGTACACCTCGACGCCGATCGACTTCAACCGGTGGAACGGGGACTACGCCCAGCTGCAGAAGATGGCCACGGGCTGA